The following proteins come from a genomic window of Blattabacterium cuenoti:
- the speB gene encoding agmatinase has translation MKLNQKKTFAGISKKYTTLDKSETVLIPVPYDYTQTWKKGSKKGPKAFLSAAEHMELYDIETNSEVYKKGIFLVPSVVNSSISITKMIEKVYNTTKKYISKEKFITLIGGDHSISIGSIRAFGEKYTNLSILHMDAHTDLRPIYKGSPYNHACSMYEASQKHPLIQIGIRSMDIVEKKFLQKGNVFYMHDIYKNDLWMQNAIHKLSKNVFISIDIDVFDPSIAPSTGTPEPGGLSWYTTLKFFKKVFRNKNVIGFDIVELLPNQKESSTDFLAAKLYYKLLSYKYTKMSIFS, from the coding sequence TTGAAATTAAATCAAAAAAAAACTTTTGCAGGTATTTCTAAAAAGTATACAACACTTGATAAATCTGAAACGGTTCTTATTCCAGTCCCATATGATTATACTCAAACATGGAAAAAGGGATCTAAAAAAGGACCTAAAGCTTTTTTATCTGCAGCAGAACACATGGAATTATATGATATTGAAACCAATTCAGAAGTATATAAAAAAGGAATTTTTCTTGTTCCTTCTGTTGTTAATTCTTCAATTTCTATAACAAAAATGATTGAAAAAGTATATAATACTACAAAAAAATATATTTCTAAAGAAAAATTCATTACCCTTATAGGAGGAGATCATTCTATATCAATAGGGAGTATTCGAGCTTTTGGAGAAAAATATACGAATTTAAGTATTCTTCATATGGACGCACATACAGATCTTCGTCCTATATACAAAGGAAGTCCTTATAATCATGCTTGTTCCATGTATGAAGCCTCTCAAAAACATCCTTTAATCCAAATAGGAATTCGTAGCATGGATATAGTAGAGAAAAAATTCCTTCAAAAAGGAAACGTATTTTATATGCACGATATTTATAAAAATGATTTATGGATGCAAAATGCTATTCATAAATTGTCTAAAAACGTATTTATTAGTATAGATATAGATGTTTTTGATCCGAGCATTGCCCCTTCTACAGGAACTCCAGAACCAGGAGGTTTATCTTGGTATACAACTTTAAAATTTTTTAAAAAAGTTTTTAGAAATAAAAATGTAATAGGATTTGATATAGTTGAGCTTTTACCTAATCAAAAAGAATCTTCTACAGATTTTTTAGCAGCCAAACTTTATTATAAATTACTATCATATAAGTATACAAAAATGTCAATTTTTTCATAA